Proteins from one Rhineura floridana isolate rRhiFlo1 chromosome 16, rRhiFlo1.hap2, whole genome shotgun sequence genomic window:
- the TENT5D gene encoding terminal nucleotidyltransferase 5D — MMTEGLDHRFSCLTWEQIKILDQVLTEVIPIHGRGNFPTLEVKPKDIICVVKEQLIRKQIIVRDIRLNGSTASHILVKQNGTSYKDLDIIFGVELPSEHEFQVVKESVLNCLLDFLPKCVNKEKITAQTMKDAYVQKMVKVSTDHDRWSLISLSNNSGKNVELKFVNSLRRQFEFSVDSFQIILDSVLDVYSDTDGKLSEDSHLSIIAESMYGDFDEAMDHLKYKLIATRNPEEIRGGGLLKYSNLLVRDFKPADEAEIKSLERYMCSRFFIDFPDVTEQQRKIESYLRNHFIGEEKSKYDYLMTLRGVVNESTVCLMGHERRQTLNMITILALKVLGEQNIIPNAANVTCYYQPAPYISDRNFNNYYIAHGQPPIIYQPYSFHINMQSGMV, encoded by the coding sequence ATGATGACTGAGGGTTTAGATCACAGATTCAGTTGTCTCACCTGGGAACAGATTAAAATACTGGATCAAGTGCTAACCGAGGTGATCCCTATTCACGGAAGAGGGAATTTCCCGACACTGGAGGTGAAGCCAAAAGATATAATTTGTGTTGTCAAGGAGCAGCTAATCAGGAAGCAAATCATTGTCCGAGACATACGCCTGAATGGCTCCACGGCAAGTCACATCCTTGTCAAACAAAATGGTACCAGCTACAAGGACCTGGATATCATTTTTGGTGTTGAGCTTCCAAGTGAGCATGAATTTCAGGTTGTGAAGGAGTCTGTCCTCAACTGCCTCTTGGACTTCTTACCAAAATGTGTCAATAAAGAAAAGATCACGGCGCAGACCATGAAGGATGCCTATGTGCAGAAGATGGTGAAAGTGTCCACAGATCATGATCGCTGGAGTCTCATCTCCTTGTCAAACAATAGTGGGAAGAATGTTGAGCTCAAGTTTGTCAACTCTCTCCGGCGACAGTTTGAGTTTAGCGTCGATTCCTTTCAGATCATCCTGGACTCTGTGTTAGATGTCTATAGTGATACTGATGGCAAGCTGTCAGAAGACTCTCATTTGTCCATCATTGCTGAAAGCATGTATGGGGACTTTGATGaggccatggaccacttgaagtaCAAACTAATTGCCACAAGGAACCCTGAAGAGATCCGTGGTGGAGGCCTTTTGAAATATAGCAATCTCCTGGTTCGGGATTTTAAGCCAGCAGATGAGGCAGAAATTAAATCGTTGGAACGTTATATGTGTTCTAGATTCTTCATTGATTTCCCTGATGTAACGGAGCAGCAGCGGAAGATTGAGTCGTACCTGCGCAACCACTTTATTGGGGAAGAGAAGAGCAAGTATGACTATCTGATGACTCTGCGCGGGGTGGTGAATGAAAGCACGGTCTGCCTTATGGGGCATGAGCGAAGGCAGACGCTGAACATGATCACAATCCTGGCTCTCAAAGTGCTTGGGGAGCAGAACATCATTCCGAATGCAGCCAATGTAACATGCTACTATCAGCCAGCTCCGTATATCAGCGACAGGAACTTCAACAATTATTATATTGCTCATGGACAGCCACCCATTATCTACCAGCCCTATTCCTTTCACATAAACATGCAAAGTGGCATGGTGTAG